The following coding sequences lie in one Mycobacterium sp. Z3061 genomic window:
- a CDS encoding PPE family protein — MDFAVLAPEVNSARMFLGAGSGSILASAAAWDGLAAELASAAATFGSVTSGLLDSAWQSAAAVEMAGAAAPYLGWLRSAAAQAGEAAGHARIVAAAFEAAQAATVHPVVVAANRAQLVSLVRANLLGLNAPAIAAIEAQYEGMWAQDVAAMFGYYSGASAVASGLTPFILPLANLAPGLADVAGRAVSASSALVAAANAGGAQFAGAVSVGGATAAADGFGPLLLTINVGLGNLGVGNLGNANIGNYNVGGANIGSGNIGSANLGFGNFGFGNSGPSLTAAIHNIGFGNTGSNNIGLGNTGSGNIGFANTGNGNVGIGLTGDNQSGFGGLNSGSGNSGLFNSGTNNTGFFNSGTGNFGLANSGLFNTGFGNSGTANTGFFNSGIANTGIGNSGNYNTGTNNSGSANTGGFNPGSYNTGWLNTGNYNTGLANAGNVNTGAFITGDYNNGLFWRGDYQGLIGGSPGIGNSSTLPSSGFFNSGDGSASGLLNSGGNVSGIFNSSSGSLGLSGLINTGMAASGLINTGNTMSGILNSSYPENLTTPNYVSGLYNTGPNVAGLFGGGSDPTSNTGLANVGVKNTGFANVGDHNIGIGNVGNGNTGGGNSGQDNIGFGNSGTSNTGIGNVGNQNLGNGNLGDFNKGLGNLGDYNIGLGNLGNNNNGFGNNGFGNIGLGNTGSGNIGIGLSGTGLVGFGALNTGSGNLGLFNSGTNNIGLFNSGTGNVGIGNAGTGNWGMGNPGILNTGFGNAGSFNTGFLNTGIANTGFANPGNYNTGWFNVGNINTGAFNPGDYNTGGLNPGDTNTGFLNIGNYNNSILAEGDNAGQIAIDLKVTIPSVTFDQSMVIPVNEVLQFGGNVFTLPGGTQQFSTFLSPPPDPITLTLGPVNISSSTLNLPLLTLTIGGPNTSVGIGITGAFEGGTIQLLKVNPMPGFGNATTLPSSGFFNAGPGRVSGLFNLGANLSGMQNVGALSSGLANVGNTVSGIYNTSTVNIATAANISGLGNVGTNLAGAVRDSANGLVINLGLGDHGQLNFGNGNFGSGNFGSGNIGGANIGFGNIGSTNLGAGNIGFGNIGFGNSGPALTAAIHNIGFGNTGSDNIGFGNTGNGNIGFGNTGNGNIGFGLSGDRLLAFGDWNTGSGNIGLFNSGTNNVGFFNSGTGNFGIGNSGSYNTGFGNTGGTNTGLFNTGFVNTGIANAGSYNTGNTNIGSFNTGLGNPGSHNTGFFNAGSFNTGLVNSGNFDTGAFISGNMNNGLFWRGNEQGLMGGNYTIHIPEMPGHLTVNVPINIPITATITSGVYNGIFIDSIPFDITYGLFSGITLVSGTINSLTIPPITFNLSLLNVSIGNPNGTTALYVPATFSIGPADWTVYNQPFAPGFFNSSIGPSSGFFNGGIGGNSGFGNFGVNNSGFQNVSAGIFGNSGFMNYGSLQSGIENFGNTVSGLFNTSALNLATPAQISGISNAGSNLAGLFRNTFDGTIAGSTNFNLGLGDVGGLNIGLGNVGDLNIGLGNLGSQNFGSGNLGSQNFGSGNIGSFNIGFGNSGPGLTAALNNIGFGNTGSNNFGFGNFGDGNIGFGNTGSGNIGIGLSGNNLQGFGNWNSGSGNVGLFNSGTDNVGFFNSGTGNWGIGNSGSYNTGIGNTGSTNTGLFNTGLVNTGIGNAGHYNTGSYNIGNTNTGNFNPGNYNTGSYNTGDYNTGLGNSGDVNTGAFNTGSYNNGIGWRADYQGLIDFNATTIIPDGAIPIKFDVPVYLSVPIGAVLPTITINSFTIPSLTVDASTILGDANLGLTSISFPNLTIGLPFIGINIGTPVGSTGPLIDITGNGGLLPIAFTGVNIPPMPGFGNSTTSPSSGFFNSGSGRSSGFMNVGGNASGFFNLASGMSGISGYKGFGELMSGVSNLGNTVSGLFNTSSAVNPFTTPANLSGISNIGTNLAGILRSSANGSLFNLGLADIGQSNLGSGNIGDFNLGNGNIGSQNFGSGNIGSQNFGSGNIGSFNIGFGNSGPGLTAALNNIGFGNIGSNNFGFGNTGDGNIGFGNTGSGNIGIGLSGNNQSGFGNWNSGSGNIGLFNSGTDNVGFFNSGTGNFGIGNSGSHNTGFGNAGSSNAGFFNTGSVNTGIANAGSYNTGSYNTGNTNTGSFNPGSYNTGSFNTGNINTGVGNSGNVNTGGFNAGSYNNGFIWRDDYQGLVGFDYTLTVPEFPAVNLDVSIPLNIPLDVNLGTLRVYGFSLAPINLTFSGPLWSNVNATVSSIQIPSITGTLPTITGNIGNPDGSTAVNISIHSTAGPIRVPLIHIPAAPGFGNSSTTPSSGFFNSGAGGVSGFGNLAANTSGLFNWQALGSSGYNNVGTLVSGFSNLGNTVSGLFNTSSATNLFTTPANLSGLSNHGTDLAGLFRNGPTGSTWNFGLGDIGQFSLGGGNIGDFNLGNGNLGSLNIGSGNVGSQNFGSGNIGSFNIGFGNSGPGLTAALNNIGFGNTGSNNFGFGNFGDGNIGFGNTGSGNIGIGLSGNNQFGFGALNSGSGNIGLFNSGTNNVGFFNSGNGNFGIGNSGSYNTGIGNTGSTNTGLFNTGLVNTGIGNAGHYNTGSYNIGNTNTGDFNPGSYNTGWFNTGDYNTGLGNSGKVDTGFFNTGSYNNGLLWRGDYRGVLTGGYSITVDEIPINFDVRAPINIPVTATITSVNMSAINIPQIYISGTAEVIGIDAANFNITIGPITVHGGPANAPLTTPITVDFGSQPPINTISFNIGALDNSTILAVVGNAGVGPIRIPIIDIPASPGFFNFTSSPSSGFFNSGIGSISGFGNFGGGSSGLLNYATGLLGNSGIQNYGSLQSGVANLGNSISGLFNTGLSPMNVPAYLSGFSNVGTDLSGLFQNAATGKTSFSLGLGNLGSLNIGNANIGDFNFGSGNLGSYNLGNGNVGGSNFGGGNIGSQNFGSGNIGSFNIGFGNAGPGLTAALNNIGFGNTGSNNFGFGNFGDGNIGFGNTGSGNIGIGLTGNNQSGFGGLNSGSGNIGLFNSGTNNVGFFNSGNGNWGLGNSGSFNTGIGNTGSTNTGFFNSGLVNTGIGNAGNYNTGLYNVGNTNTGSFNPGSYNTGDFNAGDYNTGWLNTGNSNTGIANSGNVDTGAFISGSYSNGFLWRGDYQGLFGANFSYTIPEIPYHYDVPLNIQIPITGVIDAVTAGAFTYSIPIHIQASTILGIRITDSDSNIGPVTFNINTVQPQTPIDYLFTNVTNLAGTGVLGPFTIGSGFQSGPGFFNTGPGPSSGFFNSGNGASGFFNTASGAVSGFANRFAQTSGLFNAGGIDISGIQNFGALESGWANLGNTVSGLFNTSSLNLATQAFVSGIGNFGAQLSGLLSQ, encoded by the coding sequence ATGGATTTTGCGGTATTGGCACCCGAGGTCAACTCGGCGCGGATGTTCCTTGGCGCGGGGTCAGGATCGATATTGGCCTCCGCGGCGGCCTGGGATGGGTTGGCCGCCGAATTGGCCTCTGCCGCAGCTACTTTCGGCTCGGTGACTTCCGGGTTGCTGGATTCCGCGTGGCAGAGCGCGGCGGCGGTGGAGATGGCGGGCGCCGCCGCACCATATCTGGGTTGGTTGAGATCGGCGGCGGCGCAGGCCGGCGAAGCGGCGGGCCACGCCCGGATAGTCGCGGCGGCGTTCGAGGCGGCTCAGGCCGCGACGGTGCATCCGGTGGTCGTGGCTGCCAACCGTGCTCAACTGGTGTCACTCGTGCGGGCGAACCTGCTGGGGCTGAACGCGCCGGCGATCGCTGCCATCGAGGCACAGTACGAGGGCATGTGGGCGCAGGATGTGGCCGCGATGTTCGGCTACTATTCCGGGGCTTCCGCCGTGGCGTCGGGCTTGACGCCGTTCATTCTGCCCCTGGCCAACCTCGCACCCGGTCTGGCGGACGTGGCGGGCCGAGCGGTGAGCGCCTCGAGCGCCCTTGTCGCAGCGGCGAATGCGGGCGGCGCTCAGTTCGCGGGCGCGGTGTCGGTCGGCGGTGCAACCGCGGCCGCTGACGGCTTCGGCCCCCTGCTACTCACCATCAACGTCGGTTTGGGGAATCTCGGCGTCGGCAATCTCGGCAACGCGAACATCGGCAATTACAACGTCGGTGGCGCGAATATCGGGTCCGGGAACATCGGGTCGGCGAACCTCGGTTTCGGGAACTTCGGTTTCGGAAACAGTGGTCCGTCGCTGACGGCGGCCATCCACAACATCGGCTTCGGCAACACCGGCAGCAACAACATCGGCCTGGGAAACACCGGCAGCGGCAACATCGGCTTCGCCAATACCGGCAACGGCAACGTCGGCATCGGGCTGACCGGCGACAATCAGTCCGGGTTCGGCGGACTGAATTCCGGCAGCGGCAACAGCGGTTTGTTCAACTCGGGCACCAACAACACCGGCTTCTTCAACTCGGGGACCGGAAACTTCGGTCTCGCCAACTCCGGCCTCTTCAACACCGGTTTCGGCAACTCCGGGACCGCCAACACCGGCTTTTTCAACTCAGGCATAGCCAACACGGGCATCGGTAACTCGGGCAATTACAACACGGGCACCAATAACTCCGGCAGCGCCAACACGGGCGGCTTCAACCCCGGCAGCTACAACACCGGCTGGCTCAACACCGGCAATTACAACACCGGCCTGGCAAACGCCGGCAATGTCAACACCGGCGCGTTCATCACGGGGGATTACAACAACGGCCTGTTCTGGCGGGGCGACTACCAGGGCCTGATCGGCGGATCCCCGGGCATCGGCAACTCGAGCACCCTGCCTTCGTCGGGGTTCTTCAACAGCGGTGACGGCAGCGCTTCGGGCCTTTTGAACTCCGGGGGCAACGTCTCGGGCATCTTCAATTCGTCGTCGGGAAGCCTGGGCCTCTCGGGTTTGATCAACACCGGCATGGCGGCCTCCGGTTTGATCAACACCGGCAACACCATGTCGGGCATCCTCAATAGTTCCTATCCCGAGAACCTCACGACGCCCAATTATGTGTCCGGTCTGTACAACACCGGCCCAAACGTTGCGGGCCTGTTCGGCGGCGGCTCGGACCCCACCAGCAACACCGGCCTGGCCAACGTCGGCGTCAAGAACACCGGCTTCGCCAACGTCGGCGACCACAACATCGGCATCGGCAACGTGGGCAACGGAAACACCGGAGGCGGAAACTCCGGCCAGGACAACATCGGTTTCGGCAACTCGGGTACGTCGAATACCGGCATCGGCAACGTGGGCAACCAAAATCTCGGCAACGGAAACCTGGGCGACTTCAACAAAGGCCTGGGAAACCTCGGCGACTACAACATCGGCCTGGGGAACCTGGGCAACAACAACAATGGATTCGGCAACAACGGCTTCGGCAACATCGGACTCGGGAACACCGGCAGCGGAAACATCGGAATCGGCCTCAGCGGAACGGGCCTGGTCGGCTTCGGAGCCCTGAACACCGGCAGCGGAAACCTCGGCCTGTTCAACTCCGGCACCAACAACATCGGCCTGTTCAACTCGGGCACCGGAAATGTCGGGATCGGAAACGCAGGCACCGGTAACTGGGGCATGGGCAACCCCGGCATCCTCAATACCGGCTTCGGTAACGCCGGCAGCTTCAACACGGGCTTCCTCAACACCGGCATCGCCAACACCGGCTTCGCCAATCCCGGCAACTACAACACGGGCTGGTTCAACGTCGGCAATATCAACACTGGTGCCTTCAACCCCGGCGACTACAACACCGGCGGCCTCAACCCCGGCGACACCAATACGGGGTTCCTCAATATTGGCAATTACAACAACAGCATTCTCGCCGAAGGCGATAACGCGGGCCAGATCGCTATCGACCTCAAGGTGACCATTCCCAGCGTGACGTTCGACCAATCGATGGTCATCCCCGTCAACGAGGTGTTGCAATTCGGCGGAAATGTGTTCACGTTGCCGGGCGGCACGCAACAATTCTCAACCTTCCTTTCGCCGCCGCCCGACCCGATCACGTTGACTCTGGGGCCCGTCAACATATCGAGCTCCACCCTTAATCTTCCGTTGCTGACGCTCACCATCGGCGGACCGAATACCAGCGTGGGTATCGGTATCACCGGCGCCTTCGAGGGTGGCACCATTCAGCTGCTCAAAGTCAACCCGATGCCGGGATTCGGCAATGCGACCACCCTGCCGTCGTCGGGTTTCTTCAATGCCGGCCCCGGCCGCGTGTCCGGCCTTTTCAACCTCGGCGCGAATCTGTCCGGCATGCAGAACGTCGGCGCGCTGTCATCCGGCCTGGCGAACGTCGGCAACACGGTCTCCGGCATCTACAACACCAGCACGGTCAATATCGCGACCGCGGCCAACATTTCCGGGTTGGGGAACGTCGGCACCAACCTGGCCGGCGCCGTTCGCGACAGTGCCAACGGACTCGTCATCAACCTGGGCCTGGGCGATCACGGTCAACTGAACTTCGGCAACGGGAACTTCGGCAGCGGGAACTTCGGCAGCGGAAACATCGGCGGCGCGAATATCGGCTTCGGCAACATCGGCAGCACCAACCTCGGCGCCGGCAATATCGGCTTCGGCAACATCGGCTTCGGCAACAGCGGCCCCGCGTTGACGGCGGCCATCCACAACATCGGCTTCGGCAACACCGGCAGCGACAACATCGGCTTTGGCAACACCGGCAACGGCAACATCGGGTTCGGCAACACCGGCAACGGCAACATCGGGTTCGGCCTCAGCGGCGATCGCCTGCTCGCCTTCGGGGACTGGAACACCGGCAGCGGCAATATCGGCTTGTTCAATTCGGGCACCAACAACGTCGGCTTCTTCAACTCGGGCACCGGGAACTTCGGCATCGGCAACTCGGGTAGCTACAACACCGGTTTCGGCAACACCGGCGGTACGAACACGGGCCTTTTCAACACCGGTTTCGTCAACACCGGGATCGCCAATGCGGGTTCCTACAACACCGGCAACACCAACATCGGCAGCTTCAACACCGGACTCGGCAACCCGGGCAGCCACAACACCGGATTCTTCAACGCCGGCAGCTTCAACACCGGGCTGGTGAACTCGGGCAACTTCGACACAGGTGCCTTCATCTCGGGCAATATGAACAACGGCTTGTTCTGGCGGGGCAACGAGCAAGGCCTGATGGGCGGGAATTACACAATCCATATTCCGGAAATGCCGGGACATCTCACCGTGAATGTGCCGATCAACATTCCCATCACGGCGACAATAACCAGTGGCGTCTACAACGGAATCTTTATCGACAGCATCCCCTTTGACATCACCTATGGATTGTTCTCGGGAATCACCCTGGTTTCCGGGACCATCAACTCACTCACGATTCCGCCGATCACGTTCAACCTCTCGCTGTTGAATGTCAGCATAGGCAACCCGAACGGCACGACAGCCCTCTACGTGCCGGCCACCTTCAGCATCGGCCCCGCCGACTGGACGGTCTACAACCAGCCGTTTGCCCCAGGCTTCTTCAATTCCAGCATCGGCCCCTCCTCCGGATTCTTCAACGGCGGAATCGGCGGCAATTCGGGGTTCGGAAACTTCGGCGTCAACAACTCTGGTTTCCAGAATGTCTCGGCCGGGATTTTCGGAAACTCGGGCTTCATGAATTACGGCTCCCTGCAGTCGGGCATCGAAAACTTCGGCAACACCGTCTCGGGTTTGTTCAACACCAGTGCACTGAACTTGGCGACGCCGGCTCAGATCTCCGGCATCTCCAACGCCGGCAGCAACCTGGCGGGCCTTTTCCGCAACACCTTCGACGGCACCATCGCCGGCAGCACGAACTTCAACCTGGGCCTCGGAGACGTAGGCGGACTCAACATCGGCCTGGGGAACGTCGGGGACCTCAATATCGGCCTCGGAAACCTCGGCAGCCAGAACTTCGGCAGCGGGAACCTCGGCAGCCAGAACTTCGGCAGCGGGAACATCGGCAGCTTCAACATCGGGTTCGGCAACAGCGGGCCCGGGTTGACGGCGGCGCTGAACAACATCGGGTTCGGCAACACCGGCAGCAACAACTTCGGCTTCGGCAACTTCGGTGACGGCAACATCGGCTTCGGCAACACCGGTAGCGGCAACATCGGTATCGGGCTCAGCGGCAACAACCTGCAGGGCTTCGGGAACTGGAACTCCGGCAGCGGCAATGTCGGCCTGTTCAACTCGGGCACCGACAACGTCGGCTTCTTCAACTCCGGCACCGGCAACTGGGGCATCGGCAACTCCGGCAGCTACAACACCGGTATCGGCAACACCGGCAGCACCAACACCGGCCTGTTCAACACCGGGCTGGTCAATACCGGGATCGGCAACGCCGGCCACTACAACACCGGCAGTTACAACATCGGCAACACCAACACCGGAAACTTCAACCCCGGTAACTACAACACCGGCAGCTACAACACCGGCGACTACAACACCGGCCTGGGCAACTCGGGCGACGTCAACACCGGTGCCTTCAACACCGGCAGCTACAACAACGGCATCGGCTGGCGGGCCGACTATCAAGGGCTGATCGACTTCAACGCGACCACGATCATCCCCGACGGCGCCATTCCCATTAAGTTCGACGTGCCGGTCTACCTGTCGGTACCGATCGGCGCCGTACTCCCGACCATCACGATCAACAGTTTCACCATCCCGTCCTTGACCGTTGACGCGTCCACCATCCTGGGTGACGCGAACCTCGGCCTCACCTCGATCTCTTTCCCGAATCTGACGATCGGTCTGCCCTTCATCGGGATCAACATCGGCACGCCGGTGGGGTCGACCGGACCACTGATCGACATCACCGGCAACGGTGGGCTGCTGCCCATCGCCTTCACCGGCGTCAACATCCCGCCGATGCCGGGCTTCGGAAACTCCACCACGAGCCCGTCCTCGGGCTTCTTCAACTCCGGGAGTGGCCGCTCCTCCGGCTTCATGAACGTCGGCGGCAACGCATCCGGCTTCTTCAACCTGGCGTCCGGCATGTCGGGAATCTCGGGCTACAAAGGCTTCGGCGAACTGATGTCGGGCGTGTCGAACCTGGGCAATACCGTCTCGGGTCTCTTCAACACCAGTTCCGCCGTCAATCCGTTCACGACACCGGCCAATCTCTCCGGGATCAGCAACATCGGCACCAACCTTGCGGGCATTCTGCGCAGCAGCGCGAACGGGTCGCTGTTCAATCTGGGCCTTGCCGACATCGGCCAGTCGAACCTGGGCAGCGGGAACATCGGCGATTTCAACCTGGGCAACGGCAACATCGGCAGCCAGAACTTCGGCAGCGGGAATATCGGCAGCCAGAACTTCGGCAGCGGGAACATCGGCAGCTTCAACATCGGCTTCGGCAACAGTGGCCCGGGCTTGACGGCCGCCCTGAACAACATCGGGTTCGGCAACATCGGCAGCAACAACTTCGGGTTCGGCAACACCGGTGACGGCAATATCGGCTTCGGCAACACCGGCAGCGGAAACATCGGCATCGGGCTCAGCGGCAACAACCAGTCCGGCTTCGGAAACTGGAACTCCGGCAGCGGCAACATCGGCCTGTTCAACTCGGGCACCGACAACGTCGGCTTCTTCAACTCCGGCACCGGAAACTTCGGCATCGGCAACTCCGGCAGTCACAACACCGGCTTTGGCAACGCCGGCAGTTCCAACGCCGGCTTCTTCAACACCGGCAGCGTCAACACCGGCATCGCCAACGCGGGCAGTTACAACACCGGCAGCTACAACACGGGCAACACCAACACCGGCAGTTTCAACCCGGGCAGCTACAACACCGGCAGTTTCAACACCGGCAACATCAACACCGGGGTGGGGAACTCGGGCAACGTCAACACCGGCGGCTTCAACGCCGGCAGCTACAACAACGGCTTCATCTGGCGCGATGACTACCAGGGGTTGGTCGGCTTCGACTACACCCTCACCGTCCCGGAATTCCCCGCCGTCAACCTCGACGTCAGCATTCCCCTCAATATCCCGCTTGACGTCAACCTCGGCACCCTGCGGGTTTACGGCTTCAGTCTGGCGCCGATCAACCTCACTTTCTCGGGCCCCTTGTGGTCGAACGTCAACGCCACCGTCAGCTCCATTCAGATCCCGTCGATCACGGGCACCCTGCCCACGATCACCGGAAACATCGGGAACCCGGACGGTTCAACGGCGGTCAACATCTCCATCCACAGCACCGCCGGCCCCATCCGTGTCCCGCTCATCCACATCCCGGCGGCTCCCGGCTTCGGAAATTCCAGCACCACCCCGTCGTCGGGCTTCTTCAACAGCGGCGCCGGTGGCGTATCCGGCTTCGGGAACCTCGCCGCCAATACGTCCGGCCTGTTCAACTGGCAAGCCCTGGGCAGCTCGGGCTACAACAATGTCGGCACCCTGGTGTCGGGCTTCTCCAACTTGGGCAACACCGTGTCGGGTCTGTTCAACACCAGCTCCGCCACGAACCTGTTCACGACGCCGGCCAATCTCTCGGGCCTGTCCAACCACGGCACAGACCTTGCGGGCTTGTTCCGCAACGGCCCGACCGGGTCGACCTGGAATTTCGGTCTGGGCGACATCGGGCAGTTCAGCCTGGGCGGCGGAAACATCGGCGACTTCAACCTGGGCAACGGAAACCTGGGCAGCCTCAACATCGGCAGCGGCAATGTCGGCAGCCAGAACTTCGGCAGCGGGAACATCGGCAGCTTCAACATCGGGTTCGGCAACAGCGGCCCCGGGTTGACCGCGGCGCTGAACAACATCGGGTTCGGCAACACCGGCAGCAACAACTTCGGCTTCGGCAACTTCGGTGACGGCAACATCGGCTTCGGCAACACCGGCAGCGGCAACATCGGTATCGGGCTCAGCGGCAACAACCAGTTCGGCTTCGGCGCCTTGAACTCCGGCAGCGGCAACATCGGACTGTTCAACTCGGGCACCAACAACGTCGGCTTCTTCAACTCGGGCAACGGCAACTTCGGCATCGGCAACTCCGGCAGCTACAACACCGGTATCGGCAACACCGGCAGCACCAACACGGGCCTCTTCAACACCGGACTGGTCAACACCGGAATCGGCAACGCGGGCCACTACAACACCGGCAGCTACAACATCGGCAACACCAACACCGGCGACTTCAACCCCGGCAGCTACAACACCGGTTGGTTCAACACCGGCGACTACAACACCGGCCTGGGCAACTCGGGCAAGGTCGACACCGGCTTCTTCAACACCGGCAGCTACAACAACGGCCTGTTGTGGCGGGGCGACTACCGGGGCGTCCTGACCGGCGGCTACTCCATCACGGTCGACGAAATCCCCATCAACTTCGACGTTCGCGCGCCGATCAATATCCCGGTCACCGCCACCATCACCAGCGTGAATATGTCCGCCATCAACATTCCGCAGATCTACATCAGCGGCACCGCCGAAGTCATCGGCATCGACGCAGCCAATTTCAACATCACCATCGGCCCCATCACCGTGCACGGCGGCCCCGCCAACGCCCCCTTGACGACACCCATCACGGTCGACTTCGGCAGCCAACCCCCGATCAACACGATCTCGTTCAACATCGGCGCCCTGGATAACTCGACCATCCTCGCCGTGGTGGGCAACGCGGGAGTCGGTCCGATCAGAATTCCGATCATCGACATCCCGGCATCACCGGGCTTCTTCAACTTCACGTCGAGTCCGTCCTCCGGCTTCTTCAACTCCGGCATCGGCTCCATATCGGGCTTCGGCAACTTCGGCGGCGGCAGCTCGGGTTTGTTGAACTACGCGACCGGACTCCTTGGCAACTCGGGCATCCAAAACTACGGTTCGCTGCAATCCGGCGTAGCCAATCTCGGGAACAGCATCTCGGGTCTGTTCAACACCGGATTGAGCCCGATGAACGTGCCGGCCTATCTGTCGGGTTTCAGCAACGTCGGCACCGACTTGTCCGGGTTGTTCCAGAACGCCGCCACCGGAAAGACCTCCTTCAGTCTCGGCCTGGGCAATCTCGGTTCGCTCAACATCGGCAACGCGAACATCGGCGACTTCAACTTCGGTAGCGGCAACCTCGGCAGCTACAACCTGGGTAACGGCAACGTCGGCGGCAGCAACTTCGGCGGCGGCAACATCGGCAGCCAGAACTTCGGCAGCGGCAACATCGGCAGCTTCAACATCGGCTTCGGCAACGCCGGACCGGGATTGACCGCGGCCTTGAACAACATCGGGTTCGGCAACACCGGCAGTAACAACTTCGGCTTCGGCAACTTCGGCGACGGCAACATCGGCTTCGGCAACACCGGTAGCGGCAACATCGGTATCGGGCTCACCGGCAACAACCAGTCCGGTTTCGGTGGCTTGAACTCGGGCAGTGGCAACATCGGGCTGTTCAACTCGGGCACCAACAACGTCGGGTTCTTCAACTCGGGCAACGGCAACTGGGGCCTCGGCAACTCCGGCAGCTTCAACACCGGCATCGGCAACACCGGCAGCACCAACACCGGGTTCTTCAACTCCGGGCTGGTCAACACCGGCATCGGCAACGCGGGCAACTACAACACCGGCTTGTACAACGTCGGCAACACCAACACGGGCAGCTTCAACCCGGGCAGCTACAACACCGGCGACTTCAATGCCGGCGACTACAACACCGGCTGGCTCAACACCGGCAATTCCAACACCGGCATCGCCAACTCCGGCAATGTCGACACGGGAGCATTCATCTCGGGCAGCTACAGCAACGGCTTCTTGTGGCGGGGCGACTACCAGGGCCTCTTCGGCGCCAACTTCTCCTACACAATCCCGGAAATCCCCTACCACTACGACGTGCCGCTCAACATCCAGATACCGATCACGGGTGTTATCGATGCCGTCACGGCGGGCGCGTTCACGTATTCGATCCCGATCCACATTCAGGCCAGCACGATTCTTGGGATTCGAATCACGGACTCCGACAGCAACATTGGGCCCGTCACCTTCAACATCAACACCGTTCAACCGCAAACCCCGATCGATTACCTGTTCACCAACGTCACCAATCTCGCCGGCACCGGTGTTCTGGGGCCCTTCACAATCGGCTCCGGCTTCCAGTCCGGCCCCGGCTTCTTCAACACGGGTCCCGGTCCGTCGTCGGGCTTCTTCAATTCCGGCAACGGCGCATCCGGCTTCTTCAACACCGCCTCTGGCGCCGTGTCCGGCTTCGCGAACCGCTTCGCCCAGACGTCGGGCTTGTTCAACGCAGGTGGCATCGACATATCGGGCATCCAGAACTTCGGCGCGCTCGAGTCGGGTTGGGCAAACCTCGGCAACACGGTGTCCGGCCTGTTCAACACCAGTTCCCTGAACCTCGCCACGCAGGCCTTCGTCTCCGGCATCGGCAACTTCGGCGCCCAACTGTCCGGCCTGCTCAGTCAATAG